In Acanthochromis polyacanthus isolate Apoly-LR-REF ecotype Palm Island chromosome 18, KAUST_Apoly_ChrSc, whole genome shotgun sequence, the following proteins share a genomic window:
- the pomk gene encoding protein O-mannose kinase isoform X3, with translation MGCVPQHFKISTMKNCTPWLQCSQINSEVRKLKMIGQGAVKKVYLAEWRGQKVALSKLASMDYLEDFVHGLSMLQALQGPQVVQLVGSCLEDQTLVTEHHPLGSLLNLDGVLAQEQHKQHNTWQIRLRLATDYVSILHYLHNSPAGCRVMCDSNSLEKTLSQFLLTNDFHLVVNDLDALPEVDSSKGSFVKCGHRELTGDFVAPEQLWPFRDSRKPFSDNLMPEYDEKTDIWKIPDVTWFLMGKVPGGDLVHFHLFQIHEECKKEDPKLRPSALDVLKVYKSVYSSMVQDNFGFRDML, from the exons ATGGGCTGTGTGCCTCAACACTTTAAAATCTCAACCATGAAAAACTGCACACCCTGGCTCCAGTGTTCACAGATAAATTCTGAAGTACGCAAGTTGAAGATGATCGGCCAGGGAGCTGTTAAGAAG GTCTACCTGGCAGAGTGGAGAGGTCAGAAGGTGGCGCTGTCCAAACTTGCCTCCATGGATTACCTGGAGGATTTTGTCCATGGATTGTCCATGTTACAGGCCTTACAGGGCCCCCAAGTGGTGCAGTTGGTGGGGTCTTGTCTTGAAGATCAAACCCTTGTTACAGAACACCACCCACTTGGCTCACTGCTTAACTTGGATGGTGTTCTTGCGCAAGAGCAGCACAAGCAACACAATACATGGCAGATACGGCTGAGGTTGGCTACAGATTATGTCTCCATTCTTCATTACCTCCATAACAGCCCAGCTGGATGTCGAGTCATGTGTGACTCCAACAGCCTGGAGAAAACTTTGTCCCAATTTTTGCTGACAAATGATTTTCACCTGGTAGTGAATGACCTGGATGCACTGCCCGAAGTGGACTCATCCAAAGGCTCATTTGTAAAATGTGGCCACCGGGAGCTTACTGGAGATTTTGTGGCCCCAGAGCAGCTGTGGCCATTCAGAGACAGTAGGAAACCATTTTCAGACAATCTCATGCCAGAGTATGATGAGAAGACGGATATCTGGAAAATCCCAGATGTAACATGGTTCCTGATGGGAAAGGTACCTGGTGGGGATTTGGTCCACTTCCATCTTTTTCAGATCCACGAAGAGTGCAAGAAGGAAGACCCAAAGCTCCGCCCCTCAGCTCTTGATGTTTTGAAGGTGTACAAATCAGTCTACAGCAGCATGGTGCAAGACAATTTTGGTTTTAGAGACATGCTGTAG
- the pomk gene encoding protein O-mannose kinase isoform X2 — MLSTMGRHSSSIVSHSIPVMGCVPQHFKISTMKNCTPWLQCSQINSEVRKLKMIGQGAVKKVYLAEWRGQKVALSKLASMDYLEDFVHGLSMLQALQGPQVVQLVGSCLEDQTLVTEHHPLGSLLNLDGVLAQEQHKQHNTWQIRLRLATDYVSILHYLHNSPAGCRVMCDSNSLEKTLSQFLLTNDFHLVVNDLDALPEVDSSKGSFVKCGHRELTGDFVAPEQLWPFRDSRKPFSDNLMPEYDEKTDIWKIPDVTWFLMGKVPGGDLVHFHLFQIHEECKKEDPKLRPSALDVLKVYKSVYSSMVQDNFGFRDML, encoded by the exons atgCTGAGCACCATGGGTCGGCACAGTAGCAGTATTGTCTCTCACAGTATTCCAGTA ATGGGCTGTGTGCCTCAACACTTTAAAATCTCAACCATGAAAAACTGCACACCCTGGCTCCAGTGTTCACAGATAAATTCTGAAGTACGCAAGTTGAAGATGATCGGCCAGGGAGCTGTTAAGAAG GTCTACCTGGCAGAGTGGAGAGGTCAGAAGGTGGCGCTGTCCAAACTTGCCTCCATGGATTACCTGGAGGATTTTGTCCATGGATTGTCCATGTTACAGGCCTTACAGGGCCCCCAAGTGGTGCAGTTGGTGGGGTCTTGTCTTGAAGATCAAACCCTTGTTACAGAACACCACCCACTTGGCTCACTGCTTAACTTGGATGGTGTTCTTGCGCAAGAGCAGCACAAGCAACACAATACATGGCAGATACGGCTGAGGTTGGCTACAGATTATGTCTCCATTCTTCATTACCTCCATAACAGCCCAGCTGGATGTCGAGTCATGTGTGACTCCAACAGCCTGGAGAAAACTTTGTCCCAATTTTTGCTGACAAATGATTTTCACCTGGTAGTGAATGACCTGGATGCACTGCCCGAAGTGGACTCATCCAAAGGCTCATTTGTAAAATGTGGCCACCGGGAGCTTACTGGAGATTTTGTGGCCCCAGAGCAGCTGTGGCCATTCAGAGACAGTAGGAAACCATTTTCAGACAATCTCATGCCAGAGTATGATGAGAAGACGGATATCTGGAAAATCCCAGATGTAACATGGTTCCTGATGGGAAAGGTACCTGGTGGGGATTTGGTCCACTTCCATCTTTTTCAGATCCACGAAGAGTGCAAGAAGGAAGACCCAAAGCTCCGCCCCTCAGCTCTTGATGTTTTGAAGGTGTACAAATCAGTCTACAGCAGCATGGTGCAAGACAATTTTGGTTTTAGAGACATGCTGTAG
- the pomk gene encoding protein O-mannose kinase isoform X1 codes for MLSTMGRHSSSIVSHSIPVVSVCIAALLLSNVIIYLYLDSVYQTDEHLVSPQMGCVPQHFKISTMKNCTPWLQCSQINSEVRKLKMIGQGAVKKVYLAEWRGQKVALSKLASMDYLEDFVHGLSMLQALQGPQVVQLVGSCLEDQTLVTEHHPLGSLLNLDGVLAQEQHKQHNTWQIRLRLATDYVSILHYLHNSPAGCRVMCDSNSLEKTLSQFLLTNDFHLVVNDLDALPEVDSSKGSFVKCGHRELTGDFVAPEQLWPFRDSRKPFSDNLMPEYDEKTDIWKIPDVTWFLMGKVPGGDLVHFHLFQIHEECKKEDPKLRPSALDVLKVYKSVYSSMVQDNFGFRDML; via the exons atgCTGAGCACCATGGGTCGGCACAGTAGCAGTATTGTCTCTCACAGTATTCCAGTAGTGAGTGTGTGCATCGCTGCTCTGCTCCTCAGCAATGTCATAATTTACCTTTATCTGGACTCTGTGTATCAGACTGATGAGCACCTGGTGTCTCCTCAGATGGGCTGTGTGCCTCAACACTTTAAAATCTCAACCATGAAAAACTGCACACCCTGGCTCCAGTGTTCACAGATAAATTCTGAAGTACGCAAGTTGAAGATGATCGGCCAGGGAGCTGTTAAGAAG GTCTACCTGGCAGAGTGGAGAGGTCAGAAGGTGGCGCTGTCCAAACTTGCCTCCATGGATTACCTGGAGGATTTTGTCCATGGATTGTCCATGTTACAGGCCTTACAGGGCCCCCAAGTGGTGCAGTTGGTGGGGTCTTGTCTTGAAGATCAAACCCTTGTTACAGAACACCACCCACTTGGCTCACTGCTTAACTTGGATGGTGTTCTTGCGCAAGAGCAGCACAAGCAACACAATACATGGCAGATACGGCTGAGGTTGGCTACAGATTATGTCTCCATTCTTCATTACCTCCATAACAGCCCAGCTGGATGTCGAGTCATGTGTGACTCCAACAGCCTGGAGAAAACTTTGTCCCAATTTTTGCTGACAAATGATTTTCACCTGGTAGTGAATGACCTGGATGCACTGCCCGAAGTGGACTCATCCAAAGGCTCATTTGTAAAATGTGGCCACCGGGAGCTTACTGGAGATTTTGTGGCCCCAGAGCAGCTGTGGCCATTCAGAGACAGTAGGAAACCATTTTCAGACAATCTCATGCCAGAGTATGATGAGAAGACGGATATCTGGAAAATCCCAGATGTAACATGGTTCCTGATGGGAAAGGTACCTGGTGGGGATTTGGTCCACTTCCATCTTTTTCAGATCCACGAAGAGTGCAAGAAGGAAGACCCAAAGCTCCGCCCCTCAGCTCTTGATGTTTTGAAGGTGTACAAATCAGTCTACAGCAGCATGGTGCAAGACAATTTTGGTTTTAGAGACATGCTGTAG